The genomic region TTTACTGATTGCCGGGACGGCGTGGCTCGCCTCGGCACTACCCAACGAATACACCCCGCAGGAAGATCGCGGCAACTTCATCGTGCTGGTCAACGGGCCTGAGGGCGCTACCTTTGACTACATGATGGACTACATGGATGAGATCGAAGCGCGGCTCACGCCCTTTGTAGAGAGCGGTGAGCTTGAGCGCGTCGTGGTGCGCGCCCCGCGCGGCTTTGGCAATATCGAAAACTTCAACAGTGGGTTCATCATCGTCAATATGGCGGACTGGGGCAGCCGCCGCAGCGCTTGGGAGATCATGGCCGATGTGCGCCAGCAGCTCCGCTCGCTGCCTGGCGTTCAGGCCTTTCCGGTGATGCGCCAGGGGTTCGGGCAGCGTACCCAAAAACCGGTGCAATTTGTGTTGGGAGGCGGTACTTATGAAGATCTCGCCCGCTGGCGCGACCAGCTCATCAACCATGTGCGGGAAAACAACCCACGCCTAACGGCCATCGAAAGCAATTACGACGAAACCCAGCCCCAGCTGCGCGTCGATATCGATTATGAGCGCGCCGCCTCCTTAGGGGTTACCGTGACGGAGATAGGTCGCACGCTGGAAGTGCTGCTGGGAGGCCGTAACGTCACCCGCTATGTGGATAACGGTGAAGAGTACGATGTTATTGTAGAGGGTGACCGCAGCCGCCAAAACAGCCCGCGCGCGCTGGATAATATCCAGGTACGCTCGGCGCGCACCGGCGAACTCATCCCGCTGGCAAGCCTGGTGACGCTGTCTGATTTTGCCGGTGCCAGCACGCTGAACCGTTTTGACCGCATACGCGCGATTACCATTGAAGCTAACCTCGCCGATGGCTACCCGCTAGGCGAAGCGCTGGCCTACCTTCAAGACACCGCTGATACTATTCTACCGGAAGAGGTACAAACCAACGTGGCGGGGCCATCCCGAGATTTCCAGGAGGCAAGCGGCGCTACCATGTTCCTGCTGATTCTTGGCGCGGTGGTCGTCTTCTTGGTACTCGCGGCGCAGTTTGAAAGCCTGATTCACCCGTTTGTGATTATGCTCACGGTGCCACTGGCGATGAGCGGTGCGCTGCTCGCGCTGCTGCTCAGCGGCCAGTCGCTGAATATCTACAGCCAGGTAGGTTTAGTACTACTGATTGGTTTAGCGGCGAAAAACGGTATTTTAATCGTCGAGTTCGCCAACCAACTGCGCGATGAAGGCCAAGCGTTTCGTTCGGCGCTGATCGAGGCATCAGTCACCCGTCTGCGGCCTATTTTGATGACCGCCGTAACTACTATGGCCGGTGCCATTCCACTGATCATCTCCAGCGGGCCAGGGGCGGAATCGCGGTTGGTGATTGGCACGGTCATTATAGCCGGGGTGGGTGCAGCAACGCTGTTTACACTGTTTGTGGTACCGGTCGCCTACGACCTGCTGGCCCGCTATTCCGGTTCACCTGGGGCGGTGAAGCGCCAGCTCGAAGAGGAGATCGCCAACGCGCCTACGGCTCAACACACGCCGCTGGAGTCGCCAGAGCGATAAGTTAGCCATCAGAGAACGCCAAGGGCGCCCAAGAGGCGCCCTTATTATTTCAACATCCAACAGGCTATACTTATTCGCAGTCGCCGATACGCTCGCCTTCAATCGCGGTATTCATGGTCAGCTCACCCATGGGCGACTGGGTAAAAATATCCACGGTGCCTTCGATCTGCTCACCCATAAAGCGCATTTCGCCGTCGATGGTGGCTTCGCCGCCTTCAGCGCGGCATACCATGCTGTAGGAGAGGCCATCAGCACTCATATCCTGGTCAAGCAGTTCGCAGCCCTCTTCCTCTTCAATAAAGCCAAACTCAGCGCCATCCAACTCTTCCTGGGTAATGCACTGGCGCTCGGTTTCCGTTTGATCGGGAATCTGCATATCGCCGCTGACGCTGGTTACGCTGACGAATTCCCACTCGCCGGGCGTTACGTTGGGTGTATCTGCCTGGGCGACCATCGGGAAGGCCGCTAGGGCCGCAACTGCCATGTATCGTTTCATCATCGCTGTTATCTCGCTAGGTGATTCGGGAAAACCCGCCAATATCCTACCTGATTCGCTTATCAGGTGCCTGCTTACAAATAGCACTGCTACACTAGCAAACCATCATGCTTATCATGACACCAAGTGTCACGCTTAAAAGAGCAAACATCATGCAAGACGACGCCTTAGTTAATCACGACTTTCACTGTCCTTACTGTGACACGCCGCTCACCTTTGTGATCGACACCTCCCAAGGCAGCCACGACACTTGGGAAGATTGCCACCAGTGCTGCGCGCCCATTCAGCTTCAGGTCATTGTGTCGCCGATAACCGGTGAGCTAGACGCCGTCACCACCGGGCGTGATGACGACGTACTCTAAGCAAAAGCACTATCAGCATAAGCCCTATGAGCACAAGCTCAACGCTTAAGCACCCTCGCCTTGCTGCATCGCCGCCTGGCGCTTCGCCTCGCTACGGCGCATGAAGTACCACGCCAGCAACGTGGCTAACGACACCGTCAAAATGATCAGCGTCGCCAGCGCGTTGATCTTAGGCGATACCCCCATACGTACCGATGAGAACACCACCATTGGCAGCGTGTTGGCGCCTGGTCCAGAGACAAAGCTGGCGATCACCAAGTCATCCAGCGATAGCGTAAACGCCAGCAGCCAACCGGCAGCCAACGCAGGCGCGATCACTGGCAGCGTCACAAAGAAGAAGGTCTTGACCGGCGGTGAGCCTAAATCCATCGCCGCTTCCTCAATGGAGCGATCCACTTCACGCAAACGCGCGGCGACTACCACCGCCACGTAGGCGCTACAGAACGTGGTGTGGGCAATCCAAATGGTGGCCATGCCGCGGTCGGCGGGCCAGCCAATCAGCTGCGCCATTTGCACGAACAGCAGCAGCAGCGAAAGGCCGGTGATCACTTCCGGCATAACCAGCGGTGCCGTCACCATGCTCGAGAGCGCCGTTTTGCCGCGAAAATGACCGTAGCGCGTCATAACAAAGGCAGCGACCGTCCCCAGGCATACCGCCATACTCGCGGCAAAGAAAGCAATCTCCAGGCTGGTCCATACCGCCGACAGAATCTGCTGGTCACGGAACAGCTCGCCGTACCATTGGGTGGAGAACCCGGCCCATACCGTTACCAGTCGAGATTCGTTGAACGAATACACCACCAGCACCACCATGGGCAGGTACAGAAACAGAAGCCCCAACACCAGCATCACGGTGGTAAAACTTGGGCGTCGACGCGATCTCATCATTCTTCAAGCTCCCGTGACTGGTAGCGGTGGAACCACACAATGGGGACAAGCAACAGCAGCAACATCACCATGGCAAGCGCCGAAGCCACGGGCCAATCGCGGTTGAGGAAAAACTCTTCCCACAGCACTTTACCAATCATCAAGGTATCGGGGCCGCCCAGCAGCTCAGGAATCACGAACTCCCCGACCGCCGGAATAAACACCAGCATCGAACCTGCGATGATGCCCCCCATGGAGAGCGGCAGCGTGACTTTCAAGAATGTATTGAGCTTGCGTGACCCGAGATCCGATGCCGCCTCTAAAAGCGAATTATCCAACCGCGTCAGATGGGCATACAGCGGCAGCACCATAAACGGCAGGTAGGCGTAGACGATCCCCACAATGACCGAGAACTGGGTATTCATCATCCGCAGCGGTGAGTCGATAACGCCCAGCCCCATCAGCAGGTTATTGATCAGACCGCTATTGCTGAGAATCCCCATCCAGGCGTATACCCGAATCAGAAACGACGTCCACGAAGGCAGCATAACTAACAGCAGTAAAATCAGCTGCCAGCGCCCCGGTGCACGGGCCATGGCATACGCCATCGGATAGCCAATCAGCAAACACACTGCCGTTGCGACAAACGCCGTTTTAATCGACCCCCAGTACGCCGCGACATAGAGTGAATCGGACAACAGAAACAAATAGTTGCCCAGATTCAAAAAGATGTTCAACGTTTGGTCGGCGTACTCGACCAGTGGCCCATAGGGCGGTATGGCGATCACTGACTCCGACAGGCTGATTTTTAGCACCAGCGCAAATGGGAGCAGGAAAAACAGCGTGAGCCATACCAGCGGAAACGCAATCACGGCGCGTCGGCCTAGCTGCATCCGCTTGATCACGCCTGCAATGCGAGATGGCATCATAATAGGCAATCTCCTTTCAGCCCCCCGGGCATTAGCGGTTCAGCACGATAGCGCTATGGTCTTCCCAATAAACGTACACGCTATCCTCCCAGGTGGGGCGGTCGCCGCGACGCTCGGTGTTGGCCATGCTCACCTTGATCATTTTTCCTGAGGCAGTGCGCACGTAGTAAAGCGAATAGCCGCCCAAGTAGGCGATATCATCGACCTTACCCGCTTCCCAGTTATATTCAGACGTCGGCTGTTCGCGGGTAAGCCAGATCTTTTCAGGGCGCAGTGCCGCCCACACGCGGCGGTCGACCGCTTGGGTGGTGATACCGTGGTCGATGTAGATCGGCCGCGACAGCGCCGGTGATTCAATACGGCAGTGGTCGGCGGCATCTTCGATGATTTCGCCTTCAAACAGGTTCACCGTGCCCACAAATTCGGCCACCATGCGGCTGGCAGGGCTTTCGTAGATATCGACTGGCGAGCCCACCTGCTCAATCCAGCCATCGGCCATGATCGCCACGCGATCCGCCATGGTCATGGCCTCTTCCTGATCGTGAGTCACCATGATGCAGGTTACGCCTACCTGCTCGATGATCTCGACCACTTCCAGCTGCATTTCGGTGCGCAGCTTTTTATCCAGCGCGCCCATGGGCTCATCCAGCAATAACAGCTTGGGCCGCTTAGCGAGCGAGCGCGCCAAGGCCACACGCTGGCGCTGACCGCCGGAGAGCTGGTGGGGTTTACGTTTGGCGAAGCGCTCCATGTGCACTAGCTTGAGCATCTGGGCAACCCGCGCGTCGATTTCAGCTTTCGGCAGCTTGTCCTGCTTCAAGCCGAAGGCAATGTTCTGGGCCACGGTCATATGCGGAAAAAGCGCATATGACTGGAACATCATGTTGATGGGGCGTTTATGCGGCGGCATTTCGGTGATGTTTTCGCCACTTAGCAATATGCGCCCTTCGCTGGGCGTCTCGAACCCGGCCAGCATGCGCAGCAGCGTCGATTTGCCCGAGCCAGAGCCGCCGAGCAAGGCAAAAATCTCCCCGCGCTTTACCTGTAAATTCACGTCATCCACGGCAAGCGCATCATCAAAACGCTTGCTTAAACGCTTAACCTCTAAAACGATATCCTCAGCAAATCGAGGCGCCTTCCCCTGGGCACGTGCCGGCGGGATAGCTGCAGACGAAGAGGAGGAAGCATCGTTCGACAGGGGCGTAGTGACCATTCGCCACTCCCATCAAAAGGCCCGATTATTCGGGCGATAAAAGACAAACAGCGAGCCGGGCATCAGCCCGGCTCGCCGTCAGACGATGATTGGTATTAACGTCCAGATTTGACGCGGTTCCAGGTACGCGTACGGGCACGCAGAATATCCTGGGGCTTTTCCACTTGGACATACAGGTTCTGCATCACCTCGGTCTCTGGGTAGATCGCCGGGTCATTGAGCAGCTCATCGGAAAGGTATTCGTTTGCCGCCAGGTTCGGATTAGCGTAACGCACGTATTCGCTGATTTCAGCGGCAATTTCAGGGTCGAGGATGAAGTTGATGAACGCGTGAGCGTTTTCGGGGTTCGGGGCATCCGCCGGCACCGCCATCATATCAAACCAAAGTGCTGCGCCCTCTTTTGGGATGCTGTACCCAATGGTGAAGTCGCGGCCCGCTTCCTCGGCACGCGCAGCGGCCTGGAAGATATCGCCTGAGTAACCTGCGGCGACACAAATATCACCATTGGCGAGATCAGAAACATAGCGCGAAGAGTGGAAGTAGGTAAT from Halomonas sp. 7T harbors:
- a CDS encoding DUF3617 domain-containing protein, coding for MAVAALAAFPMVAQADTPNVTPGEWEFVSVTSVSGDMQIPDQTETERQCITQEELDGAEFGFIEEEEGCELLDQDMSADGLSYSMVCRAEGGEATIDGEMRFMGEQIEGTVDIFTQSPMGELTMNTAIEGERIGDCE
- a CDS encoding CPXCG motif-containing cysteine-rich protein codes for the protein MQDDALVNHDFHCPYCDTPLTFVIDTSQGSHDTWEDCHQCCAPIQLQVIVSPITGELDAVTTGRDDDVL
- a CDS encoding ABC transporter permease subunit gives rise to the protein MMRSRRRPSFTTVMLVLGLLFLYLPMVVLVVYSFNESRLVTVWAGFSTQWYGELFRDQQILSAVWTSLEIAFFAASMAVCLGTVAAFVMTRYGHFRGKTALSSMVTAPLVMPEVITGLSLLLLFVQMAQLIGWPADRGMATIWIAHTTFCSAYVAVVVAARLREVDRSIEEAAMDLGSPPVKTFFFVTLPVIAPALAAGWLLAFTLSLDDLVIASFVSGPGANTLPMVVFSSVRMGVSPKINALATLIILTVSLATLLAWYFMRRSEAKRQAAMQQGEGA
- a CDS encoding ABC transporter permease subunit codes for the protein MMPSRIAGVIKRMQLGRRAVIAFPLVWLTLFFLLPFALVLKISLSESVIAIPPYGPLVEYADQTLNIFLNLGNYLFLLSDSLYVAAYWGSIKTAFVATAVCLLIGYPMAYAMARAPGRWQLILLLLVMLPSWTSFLIRVYAWMGILSNSGLINNLLMGLGVIDSPLRMMNTQFSVIVGIVYAYLPFMVLPLYAHLTRLDNSLLEAASDLGSRKLNTFLKVTLPLSMGGIIAGSMLVFIPAVGEFVIPELLGGPDTLMIGKVLWEEFFLNRDWPVASALAMVMLLLLLVPIVWFHRYQSRELEE
- a CDS encoding ABC transporter ATP-binding protein, which encodes MVTTPLSNDASSSSSAAIPPARAQGKAPRFAEDIVLEVKRLSKRFDDALAVDDVNLQVKRGEIFALLGGSGSGKSTLLRMLAGFETPSEGRILLSGENITEMPPHKRPINMMFQSYALFPHMTVAQNIAFGLKQDKLPKAEIDARVAQMLKLVHMERFAKRKPHQLSGGQRQRVALARSLAKRPKLLLLDEPMGALDKKLRTEMQLEVVEIIEQVGVTCIMVTHDQEEAMTMADRVAIMADGWIEQVGSPVDIYESPASRMVAEFVGTVNLFEGEIIEDAADHCRIESPALSRPIYIDHGITTQAVDRRVWAALRPEKIWLTREQPTSEYNWEAGKVDDIAYLGGYSLYYVRTASGKMIKVSMANTERRGDRPTWEDSVYVYWEDHSAIVLNR